The following are encoded together in the Theileria orientalis strain Shintoku DNA, chromosome 1, complete genome genome:
- a CDS encoding ubiquitin carrier protein, with protein sequence MASKRILKETESLATDSPPGIKAEVFLGNDRHFKIHMQGPDCTPYEGGVYILELFLPEQYPMDPPKVRFLTSIYHPNIDKIGRICLDILKDKWSPALQIRTVLLSIQALLSAPEPDDPLDATVANHFKTDRQGAEKLAREWNQMFAVCNKME encoded by the exons ATGGCATCTAAAAGGATTTTGAAGGAGACGGAGAGCCTCGCCACTGATTCGC CACCTGGCATCAAGGCTGAAGTGTTTCTCGGCAACGACCGCCACTTTAAGATTCATATGCAAGGCCCTGACTGTACTCCCTACGAGGGAGGTGTTTACATACTTGAGTTGTTCCTCCCCGAGCAGTATCCCATGGATCCCCCCAAAGTTAGATTTCTGACGAGCATTTACCACCCAAATATCGATAAAATAGGCAGAATTTGTCTCGACATTTTAAAGGATAAGTGGAGTCCTGCCTTACAGATTCGCACAGTCTTACTCAGTATTCAAGCACTTTTGTCTGCACCTGAGCCTGATGACCCACTAGATGCAACTGTGGctaatcattttaaaactgACCGTCAGGGAGCCGAGAAGTTGGCTAGAGAATGGAATCAAATGTTTGCTGTGTGTAACAAAATggaataa
- a CDS encoding uncharacterized protein (zinc finger, PHD-type domain containing protein), whose amino-acid sequence MECKEINGIDMTRLSTMDSLKTTRYEESDYRDHEDKYLLLLEKIRRRGFEPKTLGEVLKSRNKKWAKTQCIHASAKEDFIRHLQMYKNQFKSYNKTPDGWIAKDYHETYMTSKTKSRSTSVKERTTSMRNEGMVWSSIIFCPNFRPGGEIVHRYSRRTEKTYNTLYKTIKDGWVHPNLLVCLIRDATHPVRFATPPDQDCYTAIYTGPEISESMNTKVIFGEYTGIVYREDSIPDSIFEYAFELNFTSASWVDAELEYRNDKQYIRDMNGTIFLPNNSKYVLDSSHAFNELSMVNHCQSIGAYGGEYFLQANCEWQQVIFDGWPHVILTNKQGVKIQTGDELIADFGALWFQKVEENCHRQLKRELIQYRLLHSNLKPTVTYEAYGPGKGTYNTHANNHSAYNDYAGFNHGSGSSHNGNPYVSNRAVNGMDKARFELLRQELPVDKSLDDLDVCVVNNNTSYVCAICLDEDLNVNPNTSTKKLLQQRAPPNASNMANKEEMGYRDDEDEDECIVCDGCDRIFHTKCLQDVTSTAMNYIQMDVYGAKFIDFNTYLKTGSGGPGEKVAAGIGGKLDLSLRKWYCMYCRYLCKQIIQHDLNQDFMPLQSCIYVSSNAPATAGGKAPSSAEGSTGLEEASGLNRADMADVTTTTTSSSSSGDSANEDNDIDMDAANSEKLLNLNKITNYINKLTSFNLSNNYDDVDLESVGTCVNNDLGDSRSGNQMNIDDEGVEVECVRSNEAEEGEKKKKEKNKMYKRKDNVFGRYAKRRKKRVQVIKKKSTLFKGNSIKTMHRMKLVNKPTTLEIAKHLIKQKILSLTSDRVNIGQIRLFGNYTNYGCNFGKINAKIKNLFNINLYRDNCRKQQYSYRDDGSEHSYKDGATTYRDGSPRYADGSATYREGSAGYREASRYGDGSRVYRDVSTGYREVSPRPGGPPAYRSEGVACKLVDPFQKKGEGQLNKYRSDQTSRYSNYSYSSGHDYYKGYGMVTDRDSWGSQSQVHSVLQAQTQSYAPTYSVPQGQQQQYSRTHRETDSSVVGNVVDYLNCRYLAGMWQLEPFAIFGEAVRVCVECNRKCGPKANVYVCRILKRHLGGNFDHPKATNVEQMRELILIAYEQHVSYLLRLLVLKNVTIDFLVKLALHFITQPFCKNQQSPASVSTAGGVATPNNGNGNKVESLSTSVNMKGDLRHCNEDSTANGTNAGKSAASSNVKNDDDAAVSGNNVAPLTNSLMSTTSVPVNLNEMSKKERREYMKNYRKERRNKEMLSVQVSEFVRAIAYNMRRVPNGDGTFNYALLETLGGLEKDFVRLVDCGDICSYINDLASYMCFSNDQVPSNIQQILSREELSRFAHFRRHLMKEPGFFGNDVSGANTNASSDYNDPFPTPQYNDPGTASQGSSASKSDSSESGKRPKEEDDFVPLLGIRPGRSVLYRKFSDGYYQGIVSTYGNSSYFKIEYSDGDDELMDPLDLLNELVGNLNNIKSVLLQLSSNDIRNYQYLLLLRGHNVNSAAGKDRLEELCTQLRNYMLNQLVHNKVGSRKYKKRS is encoded by the exons ATGGAATGTAAAGAAATTAATGGAATAGATATGACTAGATTGAGTACAATGGATAGTTTGAAGACGACGAGGTACGAAGAGTCGGACTACAGAGATCACGAAGATAagtacctgctgctgctggagaaaataagaagaagaggattCGAGCCGAAGACGCTGGGAGAAGTGCTAAAAAGTAGAAATAAGAAGTGGGCGAAAACACAGTGCATACACGCGAGCGCAAAGGAGGACTTCATAAGACACCTGCAAATGTACAAAAATCAGTTTAAGTCGTACAATAAGACGCCAGACGGCTGGATAGCGAAGGACTACCACGAAACGTACATGACAAGTAAGACGAAGAGTAGAAGCACCTCAGTGAAGGAAAGAACAACAAGC ATGAGGAACGAAGGCATGGTGTGGAGCAGCATCATATTCTGCCCAAATTTCAGACCAGGAGGAGAGATCGTGCACAGGTACTCGAGAAGAACGGAAAAGACGTACAACACGCTCTACAAAACGATCAAAGACGGCTGGGTGCACCCGAATCTGCTGGTGTGCCTAATCAGAGACGCGACGCACCCAGTGAGGTTCGCAACGCCGCCGGATCAGGACTGCTACACAGCAATATACACAGGGCCCGAGATCAGCGAAAGCATGAACACGAAGGTGATCTTCGGAGAGTACACAGGCATCGTCTACAGAGAGGACTCGATCCCAGACTCGATCTTCGAGTACGCATTTGAGCTAAACTTCACGTCGGCATCCTGGGTGGACGCGGAGCTGGAGTACAGGAACGACAAGCAGTACATAAGGGACATGAACGGAACGATTTTCCTCCCGAACAACTCGAAGTACGTGCTCGACAGCAGCCACGCGTTCAACGAGCTGTCAATGGTGAACCACTGCCAGTCGATCGGAGCGTACGGAGGAGAGTACTTCTTGCAGGCAAACTGCGAGTGGCAGCAGGTGATATTCGACGGCTGGCCGCACGTTATCCTGACGAACAAGCAGGGCGTGAAGATACAGACTGGCGACGAGCTGATTGCGGATTTCGGGGCGCTCTGGTTCCAGAAGGTCGAGGAGAACTGCCACAGGCAGCTGAAGAGGGAGTTGATCCAGTACCGCCTGCTCCACAGCAACCTGAAGCCTACGGTGACCTACGAAGCATACGGACCAGG CAAAGGCACGTATAACACCCATGCAAATAACCACAGTGCCTACAATGACTACGCTGGCTTCAACCATGGCTCAGGCAGTAGCCACAACGGGAACCCGTACGTCAGTAACAGGGCGGTCAACGGAATGGACAAAGCGAGGTTTGAGCTGCTGAGGCAGGAGCTGCCTGTGGACAAGAGCCTGGACGACCTGGACGTGTGCGTGGTGAACAACAACACGTCGTACGTGTGCGCAATCTGTCTGGACGAGGACCTCAACGTTAACCCGAACACGTCgacgaagaagctgctgcagcaAAGAGCGCCGCCGAACGCAAGTAACATGGCGAACAAGGAGGAAATGGGATACAgagacgacgaggacgaagaCGAGTGCATAGTGTGCGACGGCTGCGACAGAATATTCCACACGAAGTGCCTGCAGGACGTGACGAGCACAGCAATGAACTACATACAGATGGACGTCTACGGCGCAAAGTTCATCGACTTCAACACGTACCTGAAGACGGGCTCGGGAGGACCGGGAGAAAAGGTGGCCGCGGGAATCGGAGGAAAGCTCGACCTGAGTCTGAGGAAGTGGTACTGCATGTACTGCAGGTACCTCTGCAAGCAGATCATTCAGCACGACCTGAACCAGGACTTCATGCCGCTGCAGTCGTGCATCTACGTCTCAAGCAACGCGCCGGCGACCGCGGGAGGAAAGGCGCCGTCGAGCGCGGAGGGAAGCACGGGCCTAGAAGAGGCCAGCGGTCTGAACAGAGCGGACATGGCCGACgtgacgacgacgacgacgagcagcagcagcagcggtGACTCGGCGAACGAAGACAACGACATCGATATGGACGCGGCCAACAGC GaaaagctgctgaaccttAACAAGATAACGAACTACATAAATAAGCTGACGAGCTTTAACCTGAGTAACAACTACGACGacgtggacctggagaGCGTGGGCACGTGCGTGAACAACGACCTGGGAGATAGTAGAAGCGGAAACCAAATGAACATTGACGATGAAGGAGTGGAAGTAG AGTGTGTAAGAAGTAACGAAGCGGAGGAAggagagaagaagaaaaaggaaaaaaataaaatgtataaaagGAAAGATAATGTGTTCGGAAGGTACGcgaagagaagaaagaagAGAGTGCAAGtgataaagaaaaaatcgACACTGTTTAAAGGAAATAGCATTAAGACTATGCATAGAATGAAGCTGGTGAATAAGCCCACGACACTGGAGATAGCGAAGCACCTGATAAAGCAGAAGATACTCTCGCTGACCTCGGATAGAGTAAACATAGGGCAGATAAGGCTGTTTGGAAACTACACGAACTACGGATGCAATTTCGGAAAGATCAACGCGAAGATAaagaacctgttcaacataaacct ATACAGAGACAACTGCCGCAAGCAACAGTACAGCTACAGGGACGACGGGTCTGAGCACAGCTACAAGGACGGAGCGACGACATACAGAGACGGGTCGCCCAGATACGCAGATGGATCGGCCACCTACAGAGAAGGGTCTGCTGGCTATAGAGAAGCGTCTAGATACGGAGATGGGTCTAGGGTATATAGAGACGTGTCGACAGGCTACAGAGAAGTATCGCCCAGGCCAGGAGGGCCTCCAGCATATAGAAGTGAGGGCGTGGCATGCAAGTTGGTCGACCCGTTTCAGAAAAAGGGAGAAGGCCAGCTCAACAAGTACAGAAGTGACCAGACCAGTAGATACAGCAACTATAGCTACAGCAGTGGGCACGACTATTACAAAGGCTACGGCATGGTTACCGACAGAGATAGCTGGGGGTCGCAATCGCAGGTGCACTCAGTGTTACAAGCACAGACGCAGTCGTACGCACCAACGTACTCGGTTCCACAAggacagcagcagcagtactCGCGAACACA TCGAGAGACTGACTCGAGCGTGGTGGGAAACGTAGTCGACTACCTTAACTGCAGATACCTGGCGGGAATGTGGCAGCTGGAGCCCTTTGCAATCTTCGGAGAAGCAGTGAGAGTCTGCGTGGAGTGCAACAGGAAGTGCGGGCCCAAGGCGAACGTGTACGTGTGCAGAATACTGAAGAGGCACCTGGGAGGCAACTTCGACCACCCGAAGGCGACTAACGTGGAGCAGATGAGAGAGTTGATACTGATAGCGTACGAGCAGCACGTGtcgtacctgctgaggcTGCTGGTCCTGAAGAACGTGACGATAGACTTCCTGGTCAAGTTGGCGCTGCACTTCATAACACAGCCGTTCTGCAAGAATCAGCAGTCGCCAGCAAGCGTGAGCACAGCAGGCGGTGTGGCTACGCCCAATAATGGGAATGGA AATAAAGTAGAAAGCCTGAGCACTAGCGTAAACATGAAAGGAGATTTGAGGCACTGCAATGAAGATAGCACGGCCAATGGCACGAACGCAGGGAAGAGCGCAGCAAGCAGCAATGTTAAGAACGACGATGACGCAGCAGTCAGCGGCAACAACGTAGCGCCACTAACGAACAGTCTCATGAGCACCACGAGTGTCCCGGTAAACCTGAACGAGATGAGCAAGAAGGAAAGAAGAGAGTACATGAAGAACTATAGAAAGGAAAGGCGGAACAAGGAGATGCTCTCAGTGCAGGTGAGCGAGTTTGTTAGAGCAATAGCATACAACATGCGGAGAGTACCAAACGGAGACGGCACCTTCAACTACGCGCTCCTCGAGACGCTGGGAGGCCTGGAGAAGGACTTCGTGCGTCTGGTCGACTGCGGAGACATCTGCAGCTACATCAACGACCTGGCGAGCTACATGTGCTTCAGCAACGACCAGGTGCCCAGCAACATTCAGCAGATCCTCTCGCGGGAGGAGCTGTCAAGATTCGCACACTTCAGGCGCCACCTGATGAAGGAGCCAGGGTTCTTCGGCAACGACGTGAGCGGGGCTAACACAAACGCCTCGTCGGACTACAACGACCCGTTCCCGACGCCCCAGTACAACGACCCGGGCACTGCGAGCCAGGGGAGCAGCGCGAGCAAGAGCGATAGCAGCGAGTCGGGCAAGAGGCCGAAGGAAGAGGACGACTTCGTGCCGCTGCTGGGAATAAGGCCGGGGCGGTCAGTGCTGTACCGCAAGTTCTCGGACGGATACTACCAAG GCATCGTGAGCACCTACGGAAACTCATCGTACTTTAAGATCGAGTACAGCGACGGGGACGACGAGCTCATGGACCCGCTGGACCTGCTCAACGAGCTTGTCGggaacctgaacaacatCAAGAGCGTTCTGCTTCAGCTGTCCTCAAACGACATCAGGAACTACCAGTACCTGCTTCTCCTCAGGGGACACAACGTCAACAGCGCTGCCGGGAAGGACAGGCTAGAGGAGCTGTGCACGCAGCTCAGGAATTACATGCTCAATCAGCTGGTACACAACAAGGTCGGTTCCAGGAAGTACAAAAAAAGGTCATGa